In a single window of the Leptospira sanjuanensis genome:
- a CDS encoding thrombospondin type 3 repeat-containing protein: protein MILPQEIPSESLRIQENSSVPQLLGKSQVPIGKIYDIHLELTDKKDGKKLSYQSLYFSKPVRLEFPVDLQALEAKGFTKEFYVWYRDFTDQKWKILQKGALDEISSSVSVETRHFTPFLLTALPVLPDTGIAGAPACFTNESASWNPQGILDDASASRAKFGTIGEGYQYLQDRPYFVKVNEGAFRELGLELSLLFPTCQGGAGTCGNSLLHTDSNTSEYLSFNAVKDIDVYVMYDSRGAALPADSSQDADWLQSDFTLLSGKYIYTTDPGLDPSQTPGASGYKIYKRSYTQGSRVVLGGNKKGTSASGISSNYWVLVKPANTEGSVLPSSTLCASGPDPNFPQPVVGSVYPGADKALLYLFYPDTNSPKQIVIRRSEIAPPMSPALGEPPSGTEVTPYSFIDTGLVQGHTYYYSVFALNKDGYYNSITIGMVTTGQDSDGDGLTDDFEINFNVGNLFENPAAFYRTDEMNPDTDGDGTADMQELANGTDPTKPDTIPPTFQFRPLANNASSGYLDYQVQVDDASGSERYCFLRQFNPGMTEEEFLKKPFGVFHSLNRPLMSDGWRACFPNYGTFELGKSGSNLPDRFAVWGRDDAGNITGPSVFEFKMWESKKTKTISGNAFSYASNNPVHQMKAIRSIKTNPDWNNGKLTSNYYPIFPGSDVDLSGSTHILLTEQGELESSITRIPSFLSLSKNKATFYSQQGSTLGVTKVNEVGIEYSPSPSGPKPVVFPIKIGTDQAMGAVSFNGSKTQSNVFKTSTGVLTKDTATFSSLATGVFPSAILPFDYGQSLGIVVGTALETFLLDSYSNALYKHVTSATTNSDLSGAIASSFLSRYNPQGEAEVFATLSVSTSTSTSVRIFYRKSGRKELNSFLLTGIPATFVGKDLKFYSYLNWSGQPEYRLSIFGRNNPTSPLTRLLNFKIDMTSGIPVATFNNASDLTYGEYQSIEIDSSGRYLFGKMNGNSSVNLFINGDDGPIYLGNAFNSSPSFDLQLSIAKSEEKGIGNVGGYSKIRVLDSLGYIDYLKYGFFPANSDLIFRHNYYDSDGNDCVAGSPIAGISNVTAAATGNYGIPPQPLAITSDTTITNAQKLKAPSSAATLILESSFTQGSAPCRGTLIARDSVEIPVRKKETMQISFTYNDTTLNPNNVPNNLKPTPEPAAVKNAEFKVWEQILKKGPTQLGTYIQKRIFIFGAAVVIVDEANPCIIHGVTIETGRSYCNNYFGGYPLFVENFYRSVDQYLISGKYIYSGDKLIPAP from the coding sequence GTGATTCTCCCTCAGGAAATCCCTTCGGAATCGCTTCGAATTCAAGAAAATTCTTCCGTTCCGCAACTTTTGGGAAAATCCCAAGTCCCGATCGGTAAGATTTACGACATCCATCTCGAACTCACCGATAAAAAGGACGGTAAAAAACTATCGTATCAGAGTTTATATTTTTCCAAACCGGTTCGGCTCGAATTTCCGGTCGATTTGCAAGCATTAGAGGCTAAGGGTTTTACCAAAGAATTCTACGTTTGGTATAGGGATTTTACCGATCAGAAATGGAAAATTCTGCAAAAAGGAGCGTTAGACGAAATCTCATCTTCGGTTTCGGTTGAAACGAGACATTTCACACCCTTTCTTCTGACGGCTCTGCCCGTTCTACCCGATACGGGTATTGCCGGCGCCCCTGCTTGTTTTACGAACGAATCTGCTTCTTGGAATCCTCAAGGAATTTTGGACGACGCTTCGGCATCGCGCGCAAAGTTCGGAACCATTGGAGAAGGGTATCAATACTTGCAGGATCGTCCCTATTTCGTTAAGGTCAATGAAGGCGCGTTTCGCGAATTGGGATTGGAACTGTCCCTTCTTTTTCCAACGTGTCAAGGCGGTGCGGGAACCTGCGGAAACTCTTTGCTTCACACGGACTCCAATACTTCGGAATATCTTTCATTCAACGCGGTGAAGGATATCGACGTATACGTAATGTATGATTCGAGAGGAGCCGCTCTTCCGGCGGATTCTTCGCAGGACGCGGATTGGCTGCAAAGTGATTTCACTCTTTTAAGCGGTAAATATATTTATACTACCGATCCGGGTTTGGATCCGTCGCAAACACCGGGAGCATCCGGTTATAAAATTTATAAGCGAAGTTACACGCAGGGATCGCGCGTAGTCTTGGGTGGAAACAAAAAAGGGACTTCGGCTTCCGGCATTTCTTCGAATTATTGGGTTCTCGTAAAACCCGCAAACACCGAAGGAAGCGTATTGCCTTCGTCCACGTTATGTGCTTCCGGTCCGGATCCGAACTTTCCGCAACCGGTAGTCGGCTCCGTTTATCCGGGAGCGGACAAGGCGCTTTTGTATCTATTCTATCCGGATACGAATTCGCCAAAACAAATTGTGATTCGAAGAAGCGAGATCGCACCTCCGATGTCGCCTGCGTTGGGAGAACCGCCTTCCGGTACGGAGGTCACTCCTTATTCCTTCATCGACACGGGATTAGTTCAGGGTCATACATACTATTATTCCGTTTTTGCGCTTAACAAAGACGGATATTACAACTCAATAACGATCGGTATGGTTACCACGGGGCAAGACTCGGACGGCGACGGTCTTACCGACGATTTTGAAATCAACTTTAACGTAGGAAATCTTTTCGAAAATCCTGCGGCGTTTTATCGAACCGACGAAATGAACCCGGATACGGACGGAGACGGAACCGCCGACATGCAAGAACTTGCAAATGGAACCGACCCGACAAAACCGGATACGATTCCTCCTACTTTTCAATTCAGACCTCTTGCCAACAACGCAAGTTCGGGTTATTTAGATTATCAAGTTCAAGTGGATGATGCTTCCGGTTCCGAAAGATATTGCTTTTTACGGCAATTCAACCCCGGAATGACTGAAGAAGAGTTTCTAAAAAAACCTTTCGGCGTCTTTCATTCTTTGAATCGTCCTTTGATGAGCGACGGCTGGAGAGCATGTTTTCCAAATTATGGAACTTTCGAATTGGGAAAATCCGGTTCCAACCTTCCGGATAGATTTGCGGTTTGGGGAAGAGATGACGCGGGAAATATAACGGGACCTTCCGTTTTTGAATTCAAAATGTGGGAATCGAAAAAAACAAAGACGATTTCCGGCAATGCTTTCTCATATGCTTCCAATAATCCGGTTCATCAGATGAAAGCGATTCGATCGATCAAAACGAATCCGGATTGGAACAACGGAAAATTGACTAGTAACTATTACCCCATCTTTCCGGGAAGCGATGTGGATTTAAGCGGATCTACCCACATTCTTCTAACGGAACAAGGAGAATTGGAATCAAGCATAACTCGAATTCCGAGCTTTCTCAGCCTCTCCAAAAACAAAGCGACATTCTATTCCCAACAAGGATCTACCCTCGGCGTTACAAAGGTCAACGAAGTGGGGATCGAATATTCTCCTTCGCCCAGCGGACCAAAACCGGTAGTGTTCCCGATCAAAATTGGAACGGATCAAGCGATGGGAGCGGTTTCCTTTAACGGAAGCAAAACTCAAAGTAACGTTTTTAAAACTTCTACGGGGGTTTTAACAAAAGACACCGCGACTTTTTCTTCTTTAGCTACGGGGGTTTTTCCTTCCGCGATTCTCCCCTTTGATTACGGACAAAGTTTAGGCATCGTGGTCGGAACCGCATTGGAAACCTTTCTGTTGGATAGTTATTCGAACGCATTGTATAAACATGTGACCAGCGCTACGACGAATTCGGATTTAAGCGGCGCGATTGCAAGTTCCTTCTTAAGCCGGTATAACCCGCAGGGAGAAGCAGAAGTTTTTGCAACGCTTTCCGTTTCCACTTCCACTTCCACTTCCGTAAGAATTTTCTATCGAAAATCGGGAAGAAAAGAACTCAATTCGTTTTTATTGACGGGGATTCCGGCCACGTTCGTCGGAAAGGATCTTAAATTTTATTCGTACTTAAATTGGTCGGGTCAGCCGGAGTATCGTCTTTCAATTTTCGGGAGAAACAATCCGACAAGCCCTTTGACCAGGCTGCTTAATTTTAAGATCGACATGACGTCCGGAATTCCCGTCGCAACATTCAACAATGCATCCGATTTAACTTACGGAGAATATCAATCGATCGAGATCGATTCTTCAGGACGTTATCTTTTTGGAAAGATGAACGGAAATTCCAGTGTGAATCTTTTTATTAACGGCGACGACGGTCCTATTTACTTAGGAAACGCATTCAATTCGAGCCCATCATTCGATTTACAACTTTCGATCGCAAAATCGGAGGAAAAAGGAATCGGAAATGTGGGCGGCTATTCCAAAATCCGCGTTTTGGATAGTTTAGGATATATTGATTATCTAAAATACGGATTTTTCCCCGCAAACTCGGACTTGATTTTCCGACACAATTACTACGACTCGGACGGGAATGATTGTGTTGCCGGTTCTCCAATTGCCGGAATCTCGAACGTAACCGCTGCTGCGACCGGGAATTACGGAATTCCCCCTCAACCTTTGGCGATCACTTCCGATACGACGATTACGAACGCTCAAAAACTCAAGGCGCCGAGTAGCGCGGCGACTCTGATTCTCGAATCGAGTTTCACGCAAGGTTCGGCTCCCTGTAGAGGGACTTTGATCGCTCGTGATTCTGTGGAAATTCCGGTAAGAAAAAAAGAAACGATGCAGATCTCCTTTACTTACAACGACACAACGTTAAACCCGAATAACGTTCCGAATAACTTAAAGCCGACGCCGGAACCTGCTGCGGTCAAAAACGCCGAATTTAAGGTGTGGGAGCAGATTCTCAAGAAAGGACCGACACAGTTAGGAACTTACATTCAAAAAAGGATCTTTATATTTGGCGCAGCGGTGGTCATCGTGGACGAGGCAAACCCTTGTATCATTCACGGAGTAACGATAGAAACGGGAAGATCCTATTGTAATAATTACTTTGGCGGTTACCCGCTCTTTGTGGAGAATTTCTACCGAAGCGTCGATCAGTATTTGATTTCGGGAAAATATATCTATTCCGGCGATAAATTGATCCCCGCTCCGTAA
- a CDS encoding putative Ig domain-containing protein, which yields MKKRLIVKFYSPLILLLTFVTGCLTGDRGSSYVLPLLNTNLSVGTPNPSNGTGPAFQYSSPSFRFVKNEAITSFTPTTSDLIDHYSISPALPNGMSFNPLNGEIAGTPSSSVAPTSYQITAYNSQGNSSSISLALEVQALNWENQYFLKGSNLLLNHSLGVSVGISNDTIVAGAYGDTAFSGAAYVFRKVGTTWSQEAYLTAPLRTNSDVFGISVAISGDTIVIGAPLEDSNQNFISTTASSNESLVSSGAAYVFRRSGATWNFEAFLKPSNADANDSFGRFVAIDGDTIVVGSPREASLDPTIQSGSNASSDNSGTNVGAAYVFRRVGTTWSQEAYLKAQNPAANDRFGSEIGISGDTIIVGISQDDAGFANSGAAQIFTRVGTTWTREAFLKASNANASDQFGVSVGISGNTVIVGAFGQSANEGAAYIFERTGNNWSEIAILKAPNAEANDQFGKAVAIYGDTVAIASPRESNSGQTILNKGVLPDPLDNGSLNSGAVYVFQKDTNWMYRSFIKTSNADPSDQVSNATGGPSTPIGEYGSLAMYGDLIALGAAEEKGSQTVSSPLAPTGDNAKTKAGAVYVFNR from the coding sequence ATGAAAAAGCGGTTGATTGTTAAATTCTATTCTCCATTGATCCTACTGCTTACGTTCGTTACCGGTTGTTTAACCGGAGATCGTGGTAGTTCCTACGTTCTTCCTTTGTTGAATACTAATCTTTCCGTTGGAACGCCAAACCCATCAAATGGAACCGGGCCGGCATTTCAATATTCTTCCCCTTCGTTTCGGTTTGTTAAGAATGAAGCGATCACGAGTTTTACGCCGACCACGTCGGATCTCATCGATCATTATTCAATTTCTCCGGCTCTGCCGAACGGAATGAGTTTCAATCCGTTGAACGGTGAAATCGCGGGAACTCCCTCCTCCTCCGTAGCTCCGACCTCGTATCAAATCACGGCCTATAACTCTCAGGGAAATTCTTCTTCAATTTCTCTCGCTCTGGAAGTTCAGGCTTTGAATTGGGAGAATCAGTATTTTCTGAAAGGTTCCAATCTTCTTCTCAATCACTCGCTCGGCGTAAGCGTAGGAATCTCCAACGATACCATCGTTGCGGGTGCATACGGAGACACGGCGTTTTCTGGCGCCGCATACGTTTTTCGAAAAGTCGGAACTACATGGTCACAAGAAGCGTATCTAACCGCCCCGTTGCGTACGAATAGCGACGTATTCGGAATTAGCGTCGCTATTTCCGGAGATACAATCGTAATCGGCGCGCCTCTTGAAGACAGTAATCAGAATTTCATTTCTACGACAGCCTCCTCCAACGAATCCCTGGTTTCCTCCGGAGCAGCCTACGTTTTTCGCAGATCGGGAGCGACTTGGAATTTTGAAGCGTTTCTCAAACCTTCCAACGCGGACGCAAACGATTCCTTCGGTCGTTTTGTCGCGATTGACGGAGACACAATCGTAGTCGGATCTCCGCGCGAAGCAAGTTTGGATCCGACAATTCAAAGCGGTTCGAACGCGAGTTCCGATAACAGCGGAACAAACGTCGGAGCGGCTTACGTTTTCAGAAGAGTCGGAACTACATGGTCCCAGGAAGCGTATCTCAAAGCACAAAATCCCGCCGCAAACGATCGATTCGGATCTGAAATCGGAATCTCCGGCGATACGATCATCGTAGGAATCAGTCAAGACGATGCGGGATTTGCGAATTCAGGAGCCGCCCAAATTTTCACACGAGTCGGAACTACATGGACCCGCGAAGCCTTTCTCAAGGCGTCGAACGCGAACGCGAGCGATCAGTTTGGTGTTTCCGTCGGAATTTCAGGAAACACGGTGATTGTCGGAGCGTTCGGGCAATCCGCTAACGAAGGCGCCGCTTATATATTTGAACGAACGGGTAACAACTGGTCGGAAATCGCAATCTTAAAGGCGCCTAACGCGGAAGCGAACGATCAGTTCGGAAAAGCCGTCGCCATTTACGGCGATACCGTGGCAATCGCCTCTCCTCGCGAATCGAACTCCGGCCAAACGATCCTAAACAAGGGCGTTCTTCCCGATCCGCTCGACAACGGTTCCTTGAATTCGGGAGCGGTTTACGTCTTTCAAAAAGATACGAATTGGATGTATCGCTCTTTTATCAAAACTTCCAATGCGGATCCAAGTGATCAAGTTTCCAACGCCACTGGCGGGCCAAGTACTCCCATCGGAGAATACGGAAGCCTAGCGATGTACGGAGATCTCATCGCGCTCGGCGCGGCGGAAGAAAAAGGCTCACAAACGGTTTCCTCCCCGCTTGCACCGACCGGAGACAATGCGAAAACGAAAGCCGGAGCCGTATACGTCTTTAATCGCTAA
- a CDS encoding helix-turn-helix domain-containing protein produces MQVILPLWDTFERIIFLDANVSPFSASMQAAALILTLFSGFSDLYRHRKVRMNLARAATSLSVFATLVCYNVATYFIISPALYEPSLGHRIFFGIYLSISLYNIISSLFYYLHVADMFEKPEKYSNLLLIVFPVLFSVTYFSKNLVFPICFTNVLIIVALGVMSYFVVRTVYLKKVSKINLNYVLFCSVLIGAYGSRIYGIQVFSSDILVFAYMACVYALIYLFFLQFYFPGFSWKSSSFHNGEAKFDSIILTEESYDDHLEAKSLQKKNLLEGVNLQMIENRVERFLQEKVFLDDEIRLPDFAAYLGLTVHQTSYFMNQYKKSNFPEFINYHRFEEAKNMILKESNLNLLEIALACGFNSPSSFHRASVKFAGVPPRDLKKQIYKTELDISYELTERLSD; encoded by the coding sequence ATGCAAGTGATTTTACCGTTATGGGATACGTTTGAACGCATCATATTTTTAGATGCGAATGTATCCCCTTTCTCAGCTTCCATGCAGGCGGCCGCATTGATTTTGACGCTTTTTTCGGGTTTCTCCGATTTATACAGACATAGAAAGGTTCGCATGAATCTGGCGCGAGCCGCCACTTCTTTGAGCGTGTTTGCGACTTTGGTTTGTTATAATGTAGCGACTTATTTTATAATTTCCCCGGCTCTTTACGAGCCGAGTTTGGGACATCGGATTTTTTTCGGAATATACTTAAGTATTTCATTATATAACATCATCTCTAGTTTATTCTATTATTTGCATGTGGCGGATATGTTCGAAAAACCGGAAAAATATTCGAACCTTCTTTTAATAGTGTTTCCCGTTTTATTTTCCGTAACTTATTTCTCGAAAAATCTTGTCTTCCCTATCTGTTTTACGAATGTTTTGATCATTGTCGCTCTCGGGGTAATGTCCTATTTCGTGGTTCGAACCGTTTATTTAAAAAAGGTTTCTAAAATCAATCTGAATTACGTCCTTTTTTGTTCGGTTCTAATAGGCGCGTACGGTTCTCGAATTTACGGAATCCAGGTTTTTTCCAGTGATATTTTAGTATTCGCTTATATGGCGTGTGTTTACGCTTTAATATACTTGTTTTTTTTGCAGTTTTATTTTCCGGGATTTAGTTGGAAGAGTTCTTCATTTCACAATGGAGAAGCAAAATTTGATTCGATTATTTTAACCGAAGAGAGCTACGACGATCATCTTGAAGCCAAGAGTTTACAGAAAAAAAATCTGCTCGAAGGCGTGAATTTGCAAATGATCGAAAATCGCGTAGAAAGATTTCTACAGGAAAAAGTTTTTCTGGATGATGAAATTCGTTTGCCGGATTTTGCGGCGTATCTGGGTCTTACGGTGCATCAGACTTCTTACTTTATGAATCAGTATAAGAAGTCGAATTTTCCGGAATTCATCAACTATCATCGGTTTGAAGAAGCGAAGAATATGATTCTTAAGGAATCGAATTTGAATCTTCTGGAAATCGCGTTAGCCTGCGGGTTTAATTCCCCTTCTTCTTTTCATCGGGCTTCGGTCAAGTTTGCCGGCGTTCCTCCGCGTGATTTAAAAAAACAAATTTATAAAACTGAATTAGATATTTCTTATGAACTTACGGAAAGACTTAGCGATTAA
- a CDS encoding helix-turn-helix domain-containing protein, with amino-acid sequence MLEIVLMCGFNSTASFHRASLKFAGITPKEPGKKVKNRLETVSG; translated from the coding sequence TTGTTGGAAATCGTTTTGATGTGCGGTTTTAATTCCACCGCTTCCTTTCATCGAGCTTCGTTGAAGTTTGCCGGAATTACTCCGAAAGAACCGGGAAAGAAAGTCAAAAATCGATTGGAAACCGTTTCCGGATGA
- a CDS encoding AraC family transcriptional regulator — MMLFDLFRDFVLFSDQASPYLICIHAGSIALSFITGVSEIYRFKKSEMNLTRGLVALSVCGCLILNTAAINFLVSPALVNPAFYHRIYFGFYYGINVLPCLWGMFYTIYLLGLLKKPEVYCIRATISLPIVLILAFVFPDMDSYTRFGDILGFAIQGTTGVWGLYAIFRLKKSKIYFNYPAMNAMMCVTFLLHYYGVSIRSADLMLIACMIPGHIVVYFFVLEYNFPGFTWREQDQLRSFGLKSFSNDPSEEIIEEKIQRRNLMEGVNLQVIENRIEKFIKEREYTDEDLRLPDFAAYLGLTVHQTSFYLNQYRKLNFPEFINYHRMEEAKKMILDQTHLNLLEIALACGFNSPSSFHRASIKFTGIPPRDLKKEIQRKALTEVAFELQENTG, encoded by the coding sequence ATGATGTTGTTTGACCTATTTAGGGATTTCGTTTTATTCAGCGATCAGGCTTCTCCGTATTTAATTTGTATCCACGCGGGTTCGATCGCTCTGAGTTTTATCACCGGTGTCTCCGAGATTTATAGATTCAAAAAGAGTGAAATGAATCTGACTCGCGGCCTTGTCGCGCTGAGTGTTTGCGGTTGTCTCATTTTAAACACGGCCGCTATCAACTTTCTTGTCTCTCCCGCTTTAGTAAATCCCGCCTTTTATCATCGTATTTATTTCGGTTTTTATTACGGAATCAACGTGCTTCCTTGTCTTTGGGGGATGTTTTATACGATCTATCTTTTGGGGCTTTTGAAAAAACCGGAAGTATATTGTATCCGTGCTACGATCAGTTTGCCGATCGTTTTGATTCTCGCTTTCGTTTTTCCCGATATGGATTCCTATACACGTTTTGGCGACATCCTCGGTTTCGCGATTCAAGGAACCACCGGTGTTTGGGGTCTTTATGCGATCTTCCGTTTAAAAAAATCAAAAATTTATTTCAATTACCCGGCTATGAACGCGATGATGTGTGTCACTTTCCTGCTCCACTATTACGGCGTTTCCATACGTTCGGCGGATCTGATGCTGATCGCTTGTATGATTCCAGGGCATATCGTGGTTTACTTCTTCGTTTTGGAATATAATTTCCCCGGATTTACCTGGAGAGAACAAGATCAACTCCGTAGTTTCGGTCTTAAGTCGTTTTCAAACGATCCGAGCGAAGAGATTATCGAAGAAAAGATTCAAAGAAGGAATCTGATGGAAGGCGTGAATCTACAAGTGATCGAAAACCGGATCGAAAAGTTTATTAAAGAAAGGGAATATACGGACGAGGATCTACGTCTACCCGATTTCGCGGCATATCTGGGTCTGACTGTCCATCAGACCTCCTTCTATCTGAATCAATACAGGAAACTCAATTTTCCCGAATTTATCAATTATCACCGTATGGAGGAGGCAAAGAAGATGATTCTCGATCAGACTCATTTGAATCTTTTGGAGATTGCGTTGGCCTGCGGATTTAATTCTCCTTCTTCGTTTCACCGTGCTTCGATTAAGTTTACGGGAATTCCTCCGCGGGATTTAAAAAAGGAAATTCAAAGAAAGGCTTTGACGGAAGTCGCGTTCGAACTTCAGGAAAACACCGGTTAA
- a CDS encoding AraC family transcriptional regulator: MIFFADSNLLVYITLLKDGFNRYLEYLYSASIVISFLTGLSGFYKGIYKAQKDRLNLVRGIFLTCVCFLIIGHGKAITLMTTFINSPLNLEYRIFFSYYYGFAVTASIVSTLYVMHLFGVLRNPLRYCLFTFASFPIVFLTSFMMGDILSIVYFGKTVLFLLQMSAGILTLSFIIKNKMKRIYLNYPIQNFILCTALLIHTYGMAIQSPLVMMTALSFTGFFVVYFFILEYNHPDFWKVGFSSELMEAKSEDSKAQTLQTPGSKNLVERLDIDRIETRIQKFVEDREYLDEEIRLSDFSAYIGVSLHQASYYLNNYKDLSFTDFLSFHRLEEAGKMIQQRPEINLLEVALASGFNSPSSFRRACLKFAGKPPKEFRNHILQKAALTGAADSQSMALEFQNQLG, encoded by the coding sequence ATGATTTTTTTCGCAGATTCGAATCTTTTAGTCTATATTACTTTGTTAAAGGACGGTTTTAACCGCTATTTAGAATATCTGTATTCAGCCAGTATCGTAATCAGCTTTTTAACCGGACTTTCCGGTTTTTACAAGGGTATTTACAAAGCCCAGAAGGATCGTTTAAACCTCGTGCGCGGGATCTTTTTGACCTGTGTTTGTTTTTTGATTATAGGTCACGGCAAAGCGATTACGCTGATGACTACCTTCATCAACAGTCCGCTCAACCTCGAATATCGGATATTTTTCTCCTATTATTACGGATTTGCGGTAACTGCTTCGATCGTTTCCACATTGTATGTGATGCATCTTTTCGGAGTTCTCCGGAATCCTCTCCGTTATTGCCTCTTTACATTCGCGTCTTTTCCGATCGTCTTTCTTACTTCGTTTATGATGGGAGATATACTTTCGATCGTCTATTTCGGAAAAACCGTTCTTTTTCTTCTTCAGATGTCCGCGGGAATTTTGACTTTGAGCTTTATCATCAAAAACAAGATGAAACGGATTTATCTCAATTATCCGATTCAGAACTTTATATTATGCACCGCGCTTCTCATTCACACATACGGAATGGCGATTCAATCTCCTTTGGTGATGATGACCGCGCTTTCATTTACGGGATTCTTCGTGGTTTATTTCTTTATTCTGGAATACAATCATCCCGATTTCTGGAAGGTGGGCTTTTCCAGCGAGTTGATGGAAGCTAAATCCGAGGATTCAAAGGCACAAACTCTGCAAACGCCCGGTTCTAAGAATTTAGTGGAACGTCTCGACATCGATCGAATCGAAACTAGAATTCAGAAATTCGTGGAAGACCGCGAATATTTAGACGAAGAAATTCGTTTGTCCGATTTTTCCGCGTATATCGGAGTTTCTCTTCATCAAGCTTCCTATTATCTGAACAATTATAAGGATCTCAGCTTTACGGACTTCTTGAGTTTTCATCGTTTGGAAGAAGCCGGAAAAATGATCCAGCAACGGCCTGAAATCAATCTTTTGGAAGTAGCTCTCGCAAGCGGTTTCAATTCGCCTTCCTCTTTTCGAAGAGCTTGTTTGAAATTTGCGGGAAAACCTCCAAAAGAATTCAGAAATCATATTCTTCAAAAGGCTGCTCTCACAGGAGCCGCAGATTCACAATCGATGGCATTGGAATTTCAAAACCAACTCGGATAA
- a CDS encoding MORN repeat-containing protein — MVSGRTGQQRILTLGIVLLFVFTSVACGKKNKNAPKKETSKTIGSKKKEDLDLEPELKERKFFQEDAQGQPKKYVESEESHSDENHPSSPKKETKSLSAYVGSSPGCKSGNCKDGSGIYVYDSGEAYSGSFKNDKRHGFGNIHYRDGDKYSGYFQNDKKVGTGTYRFANGAVFSGRFFDDGESAEGFLTIGKKKKECSIIRNKMNCNR, encoded by the coding sequence ATGGTTTCGGGGCGAACCGGACAACAAAGAATTCTAACGTTAGGAATCGTTCTCCTTTTCGTCTTCACGTCCGTTGCCTGCGGAAAGAAGAATAAGAACGCTCCTAAAAAGGAAACTTCCAAAACGATCGGTTCCAAAAAGAAAGAAGATCTGGACTTGGAACCGGAATTGAAGGAAAGAAAGTTCTTTCAAGAAGACGCACAGGGGCAGCCGAAAAAATACGTCGAGTCCGAAGAATCGCACTCGGACGAAAATCACCCCTCATCTCCCAAAAAGGAAACGAAATCATTATCCGCATATGTAGGTTCGTCCCCCGGATGCAAAAGCGGCAATTGTAAGGACGGAAGCGGGATTTACGTCTACGATTCGGGCGAAGCGTATTCCGGAAGTTTCAAAAATGATAAGCGACATGGTTTCGGGAATATACACTACCGCGACGGCGACAAATATTCCGGTTATTTTCAAAATGACAAGAAGGTAGGGACCGGAACGTATCGATTCGCAAACGGCGCCGTTTTTAGCGGAAGGTTTTTCGACGACGGAGAAAGCGCCGAAGGTTTTTTAACGATCGGTAAAAAGAAAAAGGAATGTTCCATCATCCGCAATAAGATGAATTGCAATAGATAG